In a genomic window of Syngnathus typhle isolate RoL2023-S1 ecotype Sweden linkage group LG4, RoL_Styp_1.0, whole genome shotgun sequence:
- the LOC133153099 gene encoding uncharacterized protein LOC133153099, protein MATSLFLGIFLGLWAIVYSGLIHSVTQIPIKSEEDVLREAVTDGFLVEHFVPPSLESEPLEEKLSTQEINQTSSGSGDSRNRTLLKEMIEGGTSGDGFFQPKDEDYSNTSERALPSSSSSTTLSLPSGWTSSSQTNATQSSNMTEPSLPSTTVDFESFYSGSGNSEILEQYPTTKPSMTHSPAFITIEQGTSGEEDLEPGSGFGIPKKIGKKGRLLEFPSVQGGEFYHIPQSNNPPTTEQHKGHVTPDWIIILGFVVGVAALVMLCLAIATRDKWNGPRQASRPQIEVDFSQQQKSENDAFLQKDTPKENGKAAEYTVIPLDELPVK, encoded by the exons ATGGCGACTTCTCTCTTTTTGGGGATTTTTCTTGGACTTTGGGCTATTGTCTATTCCGGTCTGATCCATT CTGTGACCCAAATTCCCATTAAATCTGAGGAAGACGTTCTCCGAGAGGCTGTAACGGACGGGTTCCTTGTTGAACATTTTGTTCCCCCATCACTCGAATCCGAACCACTTGAAGAAAAGTTGAGCACTCAAGAGATCAACCAAACATCATCTGGCAGCGGAGATAGTCGTAATCGAACCCTGTTGAAGGAGATGATTGAGGGAGGCACATCAGGTGACGGGTTCTTCCAGCCCAAGGATGAAGATTATTCAAACACAAGTGAAAGAGCTTTGCCAAGTTCCAGCTCATCTACCACCTTAAGTCTTCCCTCTGGCTGGACGTCCTCCTCACAGACAAATGCAACCCAGTCAAGTAACATGACAGAGCCCAGTCTGCCCTCTACAACTGTTGATTTTGAAAGTTTTTATTCAGGGTCTGGGAATAGTGAGATTCTAGAACAATATCCTACGACAAAACCCAGCATGACCCATAGTCCAGCTTTCATTACCATAGAACAGGGTACTTCAGGAGAAGAAGATTTGGAGCCAGGATCAGGATTTGGAATACCAAagaaaataggaaaaaaagGCAGACTCTTGGAATTTCCATCTGTCCAAG GTGGTGAATTTTACCATATACCTCAGTCTAATAATCCTCCAACAACAGAGCAACACAAAGGGCACGTGACACCAG ATTGGATCATCATCTTGGGTTTTGTTGTTGGCGTTGCAGCACTGGTGATGCTTTGTCTTGCCATCGCTACCAGAGACAA ATGGAACGGTCCGAGGCAAGCATCGAGACCACAAATCGAAGTTGACTTTTCACAGCAGCAGAAGTCAGAGAACGATGCGTTCCTGCAGAAAGATACACCCAAGGAAAACGGAAAGGCGGCGGAGTACACAGTTATCCCGTTGGATGAGCTTCCAGTGAAATAG
- the LOC133152746 gene encoding excitatory amino acid transporter 2-like produces MYKFEEDKIPNSTNKMQKQVEVRIDEGHLEPTVDSTESACSSVCDKIMKNMVLTLTILGVFLGSIAGMLLRHISPLPPDVIMYISFPGEILMRMLKMLILPLVVSSLVTGLAGLDAKSSGRLGTRAMVYYMTTTVIAAVLGVILVLVIHPGNPKLKANLGQGRKNDDVSSVDALFDLIRNLFPENLVQACFQQIQTVTTKVQVPTNRTKAPPQFTVKRSLQFKGGMNVLGLIGFFVAFGVIMGKMGEKAKLMLEFFNVLNEIIMKIVGAIMWYSPFGIACLICGKIISIADLEVVARQLGMYMITVIVGLIIHGGIFLPLIYFVIVKQSPFKFFMGIFQAWVTALGTASSAGTLPVTFRCLEENLKIDKRVTRFVLPVGATINMDGTALYEAVAAIFIAQMNGIDLDWGQIVTVSMTATMASVGAASIPSAGLVTMLLILTAVGLPTQDISLLVAVDWLLDRFRTSVNVVGDSYGAGIVYYLSKDELESFDAQQTRMDDFEMTKTKSFFENNTNQNVYAHHNSILIDDCKDTLSKNGKTAGFCFVEEELRKFE; encoded by the exons ATGTACAAGTTTGAAGAAGACAAGATACCCAACAG TACCAACAAGATGCAGAAGCAAGTGGAGGTCAGGATAGATGAGGGCCACTTGGAGCCCACTGTGGACTCAACTGAGAGTGCATGTAGCAGTGTATGTGATAAAATCATGAAGAACATGGTTCTAACTCTAACAATTCTCG GTGTGTTTCTGGGTTCCATCGCTGGAATGCTGCTGCGGCACATATCGCCTCTCCCTCCTGATGTTATTATGTACATCAGCTTCCCGGGGGAGATCCTAATGAGGATGTTGAAGATGCTTATTTTGCCTCTTGTTGTTTCAAGTCTGGTCACAG GACTGGCTGGCTTGGATGCCAAATCTAGCGGGCGTTTAGGCACCAGAGCAATGGTATACTACATGACAACAACAGTGATTGCAGCAGTCTTGGGGGTGATCTTGGTGTTGGTCATCCATCCCGGGAACCCCAAGCTAAAAGCTAATCTTGGACAGGGGAGGAAGAATGATGATGTTTCCAGTGTGGATGCTTTATTTGATCTCAtacgaaacctcttcccagaaaaCTTGGTGCAAGCCTGCTTCCAACAG ATACAAACAGTGACCACAAAAGTACAGGTGCCAACGAACAGAACCAAAGCACCCCCGCAGTTCACCGTCAAGAGGTCGCTTCAGTTCAAGGGTGGAATGAATGTCCTTG GTTTGATTGGATTCTTTGTTGCGTTCGGAGTCATCATGGGGAAAATGGGGGAGAAGGCCAAGCTTATGCTGGAGTTCTTTAACGTCTTGAATGAGATCATCATGAAGATTGTTGGTGCCATTATGTG GTACTCGCCATTTGGAATTGCTTGCCTAATATGTGGGAAAATCATCTCTATTGCCGACTTAGAGGTGGTTGCCCGTCAGCTGGGAATGTACATGATCACTGTGATAGTGGGCCTCATCATCCATGGAGGCATCTTCCTTCCTCTAATATATTTTGTGATAGTCAAGCAAAGTCCTTTCAAGTTCTTCATGGGAATATTCCAGGCTTGGGTCACGGCACTTGGAACAGCATCCAG TGCTGGAACCTTGCCTGTCACATTCCGATGCTTAGAGGAGAACCTGAAAATTGATAAGAGAGTAACCCGTTTCGTCCTCCCTGTTGGGGCCACCATCAACATGGACGGCACGGCGCTCTATGAGGCCGTAGCTGCTATCTTCATCGCTCAGATGAATGGAATTGATCTCGATTGGGGCCAAATTGTCACTGTCAG TATGACAGCAACTATGGCTAGTGTTGGAGCAGCCAGTATCCCCAGTGCTGGACTCGTGACCATGCTGCTAATCCTAACAGCAGTCGGGCTGCCCACCCAGGACATCAGCCTCCTTGTGGCCGTTGACTGGCTCCT GGATCGATTCCGTACCTCAGTCAATGTGGTTGGCGACTCCTACGGAGCCGGTATTGTGTACTATCTCTCCAAAGATGAGCTTGAGTCCTTTGATGCCCAACAAACCCGGATGGATGATTTTGAGATGACTAAAACAAAGTCCTTCTTTGAAAATAACACCAACCAGAATGTTTACGCTCACCACAATTCAATCCTGATAGACGACTGCAAG GACACCTTGAGCAAAAATGGCAAGACGGCAGGATTCTGTTTTGTTGAAGAGGAACTACGGAAATTCGAGTAA